The Pseudomonas sp. IB20 region CGAAACCTTCGCGGGTCGCCAGTTCGATGGCGGCGGCGGTCACGTCGTTTTGCAGGTCGACAAATTGCTTGGGCGCCCGTGCGGTAGCTTTCTCGTGAGGCACTTGGAACAGCGCCAACGTCGGCTCTTCTAGACGGCTCAAGGCTTTGGGCAGCGTGCCTTCCACCGGCGTGAAACCGGCTTCGCTGGCCGCGCGCACGCCGCCTTCAAAACCATCCGCCAGGGAATCGCCAAGGCCGTAGACGCCGTTGATGCCACCGACGCACACGCGTTTCTGCGGTGCTTCGCCCGGTACGAAACCGAGAATGTCTTCACGCCAAGTCGGCTTGCCGCCCAAGTGCGAAGCCAAGTGAACCACCGGGCTGTAGCCGCCGGAGCTGGCGACCAGGTCGCACTCCAGCCACTCGCCGGGGCTGGTGACTTTATGCGCGTTGACGTCGATGGCCGCCACGCGGGCGCCGGTCACGTGTTTGCTGCCACGGGCTTCGATCACGGCGCTGCCGGTGAGGATACGAATGCCTTTGGCGCGCGCTTCTTCCACCAGCGCGCCGCGTGGGTTGTGGCGCGCATCGGCCACGGCCACCACGGTAAGGCCTGCGTCGAACCAGTCCAGCGCTACGCGGTAGGCGTGGTCGTTGTTGGTCGACAGCACCAGTTTTTTGCCCGGCGCCACGCCGTAGCGGCGCACGTAAGTGGAGACGGCGCCAGCGAGCATGTTGCCCGGCACGTCGTTGTTGCCGTACACCAGCGGGCGCTCACACGCGCCGGTCGCCAGCACTACGCGCTTGGCGCGCACACGGTGGATACGCTGACGCACCACGCCAATCGGCGCACGGTCACCGAGGTGATCGGTGAGGCGCTCGTGGATGGTCAGGAAGTTATGGTCGTGGTAACCGTTGACGGTGGCGCGAGGCAGCAGCACCACGTCCGGCAGGGCGTTGAGTTCTGCGATCACACTGGCGACCCACTCGGCGGCCGGCTTGCCGTCGAGGCTTTCGCGGGAGTCCAGCAAAGAGCCGCCGAATTCTTCCTGCTCATCGGCAATGATCACCCGCGCGCCACTGCGCGCAGCCGCCAAGGCTGCCGACAGCCCGGCAGGGCCGGCGCCGACGATCAGCACGTCGCAGTGACGGTTGAAGTTGTCGTAGGTGTCCGGGTCGTTCTCGGTCGGCGAGCGGCCAAGGCCTGCGGCCTTACGGATGTACTTCTCGTAGGTCATCCAGAACGATTGCGGGTACATGAAGGTTTTGTAGTAGAAACCCGGCGGCATCAGCTTGCCGCCGACCTTGCCGAGAATGCCCATCATGTCGTTGTTCACGCTCGGCCAGCCGTTGGTGCTGGTGGCGACCAAGCCTTGGTACAGCGCCTGTTGCGTAGCGCGCACGTTGGGAATCTGGGTGGCTTCGGTGGCGCCGATCTGCAGCACCGCATTCGGCTCTTCGGCACCGGCGGCAAAGATGCCGCGTGGGCGCGAATACTTGAAGCTACGGCCGATGATGTCGACGCCGTTGGCCAGCAAGGCAGCGGCAAGCGTGTCGCCCTCAAAGCCTTTGTAGCTCTGGCCGTTGAAGGTAAACGTCAGGGCTTTATTACGGTCGATGCGGCCACCGTTGGACAGGCGATTGATCTGGCTCATACCTTCTCTCCAGAAGCCTTGGCGGTGAATTGCGGCTTGGTGCCTATCTTGTAGGTTTCAAGAATTTCGTAGGTCAGCGTGTCACGGGTGGCGTTGAAATACTGGCGGCAACCGGCGGCGTGAATCCACAGTTCGTGGTGCAGGCCTCGTGGGTTATCGCGAAAGAACATGTAGTCGCCCCACTGCTCGTCGGTGCAGGCGTTCGGGTCCAGCGGGCGCGGGATGTGCGCTTGGCCGGACGCGTGGAATTCCTCTTCAGAGCGCAGTTCGCCACAGTGAGGACAGAAGATATGCAACATAGGGTATTTCTCCTCTTGATACGCCGAGAGCTAGTGGGCGACGGCCGCAGCGCCGTGTTCGTCGATCAACGCACCGTTGTGGAAACGGTCGATGGAGAAAGGTGCGGCCAACGGGTGCATTTCACCCTTGGCGAGGCTGGCGGCAAATACGTTGCCTGAGCCCGGCGTGGCCTTGAAGCCACCGGTGCCCCAACCGCAGTTAAAGAACATGTTCGGCACTGGGGTTTTGGAGATGATCGGGCAGGCGTCCGGCGTGGTATCGACGATGCCGCCCCACTGGCGGTTCATGCGCACGCGCGACAGCACCGGGAACATCTCGACGATGGCCTGGATGGTGTGTTCGATCACCGGGTACGAGCCGCGTTGGCCATAACCGTTATAACCGTCGATACCGGCACCGATCACCAAGTCGCCTTTGTCCGACTGGCTGATGTAGCCGTGCACGGCGTTGGACATGATCACGCTGTCGATAATCGGCTTGATCGGCTCCGACACCAACGCTTGCAGCGGGTGGGATTCGATCGGCAGGCGGAAACCGGCGAGCGAAGCCATGTGCCC contains the following coding sequences:
- a CDS encoding sarcosine oxidase subunit alpha, which encodes MSQINRLSNGGRIDRNKALTFTFNGQSYKGFEGDTLAAALLANGVDIIGRSFKYSRPRGIFAAGAEEPNAVLQIGATEATQIPNVRATQQALYQGLVATSTNGWPSVNNDMMGILGKVGGKLMPPGFYYKTFMYPQSFWMTYEKYIRKAAGLGRSPTENDPDTYDNFNRHCDVLIVGAGPAGLSAALAAARSGARVIIADEQEEFGGSLLDSRESLDGKPAAEWVASVIAELNALPDVVLLPRATVNGYHDHNFLTIHERLTDHLGDRAPIGVVRQRIHRVRAKRVVLATGACERPLVYGNNDVPGNMLAGAVSTYVRRYGVAPGKKLVLSTNNDHAYRVALDWFDAGLTVVAVADARHNPRGALVEEARAKGIRILTGSAVIEARGSKHVTGARVAAIDVNAHKVTSPGEWLECDLVASSGGYSPVVHLASHLGGKPTWREDILGFVPGEAPQKRVCVGGINGVYGLGDSLADGFEGGVRAASEAGFTPVEGTLPKALSRLEEPTLALFQVPHEKATARAPKQFVDLQNDVTAAAIELATREGFESVEHVKRYTALGFGTDQGKLGNVNGLAIAARSLNVTIPQMGTTMFRPNYTPVTFGAVAGRHCGHIFEPVRYTALQAWHVKNGAEFEDVGQWKRPWYFPRNGEDLHAAVKRECLAVRDSVGLLDASTLGKIDIQGPDAREFLNRIYSNAWTKLDVGKARYGLMCKEDGMVFDDGVTACLADNHFLMTTTTGGAARVLQWLEIYQQTEWPDLKVYFTSVTDHWATMTLSGPNSRKLLAEVTDIDLDKDGFPFMTWKEGLVGGVPARVFRISFTGELSYEVNVQADYAMGVLEQIVEAGKKYNLTPYGTETMHVLRAEKGFIIVGQDTDGSMTPDDLNMGWCVGRTKPFSWIGWRGMNREDCVREERKQLVGLKPIDPTVWLPEGAQLVFDPKQTIPMKMVGHVTSSYAHNSLGYSFAMAVVKGGLKRIGERVFSPQADGSVIEAQIVSSVFFDPKGERQNI
- a CDS encoding sarcosine oxidase subunit delta, which encodes MLHIFCPHCGELRSEEEFHASGQAHIPRPLDPNACTDEQWGDYMFFRDNPRGLHHELWIHAAGCRQYFNATRDTLTYEILETYKIGTKPQFTAKASGEKV